A genomic segment from Kyrpidia tusciae DSM 2912 encodes:
- a CDS encoding spore germination protein: MRQSDSQSPERDHEWPENIDVMYGRVAEAWGKCDDIRFRWIQVGGRKAFIVCIYTLIGKELLQEGLLEPLTTFDKSDKSIEDLEQALRTVSLKPVKNLEEINVAIGSGEAVLCVDGWDRGLAMDLMDFQGRAVEKAASESVVRGPQEAFTESLEKNLALYRRRLKSPNAKVEYMTLGRVSKTTIALVYVQGIVKPGLVEECRERLRRIDVDSVLDAGYIEEMIDDAPLSPFPTIEYTERPERLAAEILQGRIGILVDGSPNALLAPAIFVHFLQSAEEYFERYTMATAVRLLRHFFFWLALLLPATYVALLSYHQEMIPTTLLITLISTHEQIPFPSVVEALIMEITFEALREAGLRLPRAVGQSVSIVGALVIGEAAVNAGIVTPAMVIIVALTGIASFAIPSYNIAISLRILRFPVLLLAGVLGLYGIIIAALILWIHLASLRSFGVPYLSPMAPLIWSDLKDVFVRAPWWQMRRRPKTLEPLDLVRSAEVTRPVPGQPGED; encoded by the coding sequence GTGAGGCAGTCGGATTCCCAATCCCCGGAGCGGGATCACGAATGGCCTGAAAACATTGACGTGATGTATGGCCGGGTGGCCGAAGCATGGGGCAAATGCGACGACATCCGGTTTCGTTGGATCCAGGTCGGGGGCCGGAAGGCATTTATCGTCTGCATTTATACCCTGATCGGCAAAGAGCTGCTTCAAGAGGGGCTTCTTGAACCCCTGACCACCTTCGACAAGTCCGACAAATCCATCGAGGATCTTGAACAGGCTTTGCGTACAGTCTCATTGAAGCCAGTAAAAAACTTGGAAGAAATCAATGTGGCCATCGGAAGCGGCGAGGCGGTCCTTTGCGTGGATGGTTGGGACCGAGGCCTTGCCATGGACCTGATGGATTTTCAGGGGCGGGCTGTAGAAAAGGCTGCATCAGAATCTGTGGTCCGGGGACCTCAGGAAGCATTCACCGAGAGCCTTGAGAAAAACCTCGCACTTTATCGCCGCCGGCTCAAAAGTCCCAACGCGAAAGTGGAATACATGACTCTTGGAAGAGTTTCCAAAACGACCATCGCCCTCGTTTACGTTCAAGGGATCGTGAAACCGGGATTGGTGGAAGAATGTCGCGAGCGCTTGCGGCGGATCGATGTCGATTCTGTTCTCGATGCCGGGTATATCGAAGAAATGATCGATGATGCCCCCCTGTCCCCGTTCCCGACGATTGAGTATACGGAAAGACCGGAGCGGTTGGCAGCGGAGATCCTCCAAGGAAGAATCGGCATTCTCGTCGACGGCAGTCCGAATGCCTTGTTGGCACCTGCTATTTTTGTCCACTTTCTACAATCGGCGGAAGAGTATTTCGAACGGTACACCATGGCGACGGCGGTGCGCTTGCTGCGTCATTTTTTCTTCTGGCTAGCGCTTCTGTTGCCGGCTACCTACGTTGCTCTGTTGTCGTACCACCAGGAGATGATTCCCACGACCCTTCTCATCACATTGATATCTACTCATGAACAAATCCCTTTTCCGTCTGTCGTGGAGGCCCTGATCATGGAAATCACTTTCGAGGCTCTGAGGGAAGCGGGTCTTCGCCTTCCCAGAGCCGTGGGCCAGTCGGTGAGCATTGTCGGGGCCCTGGTTATCGGAGAAGCGGCGGTCAATGCAGGCATCGTGACGCCGGCCATGGTGATCATCGTGGCCTTGACCGGAATCGCGTCTTTTGCCATTCCCAGTTATAACATTGCGATCAGCTTGCGGATTTTGCGGTTTCCCGTCCTGCTCCTTGCTGGGGTGCTCGGTTTGTACGGGATTATTATCGCGGCGCTCATCTTGTGGATCCACTTAGCCTCTCTGAGGTCCTTTGGAGTGCCCTACCTGTCGCCAATGGCCCCCCTCATCTGGTCGGATCTTAAAGATGTGTTTGTCCGAGCCCCCTGGTGGCAAATGCGAAGGCGGCCAAAAACTTTGGAACCACTGGACCTCGTCAGAAGTGCGGAGGTCACCAGGCCCGTTCCGGGGCAGCCGGGAGAGGATTAA
- a CDS encoding GerAB/ArcD/ProY family transporter, translating to MKQQMSRLQFVFLALWLIVGTGILTLPFTIGQITIRDGWISAILLLPGGAVVITVIALFRRVFPNQSLVEALHEALGPFVGRAASLWFIYMIFVTECFVLREGSVFLSTTVLPSTPNYIVAGAFILPVAYVTYQGAEVLGRMAEIITPIGVGVILVLFMLALPYLNPSYLQPVLADGWSPVVRADVVPWAYMWETMFFLQFRGVPGQWMTKGLLITTLLISAIGVIAEFTVIAVLGPGIRYSAYPLLEVVRTIRIADFIERLDTLYVMGVVTTIFLKLSVIHFAFTTAIQNWFAPCQYRRMVWSSAILLWAGSFFLIHNSNAIMDIIMKVVWGYFTSTGLAGPLLAVIVQRWRQHRAIRR from the coding sequence GTGAAGCAGCAAATGTCTCGGCTCCAATTTGTGTTTCTCGCCCTGTGGCTGATCGTCGGCACAGGCATTCTTACTTTGCCCTTCACGATTGGTCAGATTACGATTCGCGACGGCTGGATCAGCGCGATCCTGCTTCTTCCAGGCGGTGCGGTTGTCATCACTGTGATCGCCTTGTTTCGACGGGTGTTTCCGAACCAGTCGTTAGTAGAAGCTCTGCACGAAGCCCTCGGCCCCTTTGTCGGACGCGCGGCAAGCCTTTGGTTCATTTACATGATATTCGTGACGGAATGCTTTGTTTTACGGGAAGGGTCGGTATTTCTGAGCACAACCGTTCTCCCGTCCACGCCGAACTATATTGTGGCGGGGGCGTTCATCCTGCCAGTTGCGTATGTCACATATCAAGGGGCGGAAGTCCTCGGAAGAATGGCGGAAATCATCACGCCCATCGGTGTCGGTGTGATCCTGGTGCTCTTCATGTTGGCTCTTCCTTACCTGAACCCTTCCTATCTTCAACCGGTATTGGCAGACGGTTGGAGTCCGGTTGTACGAGCGGACGTTGTGCCATGGGCCTACATGTGGGAAACGATGTTTTTTCTGCAGTTCAGAGGGGTTCCCGGGCAGTGGATGACGAAAGGGCTGCTGATCACGACCCTGTTAATCTCCGCAATCGGTGTAATCGCCGAATTTACGGTTATTGCTGTGTTGGGGCCTGGTATCAGGTACAGTGCGTATCCGCTTCTTGAAGTGGTGCGAACGATTCGAATTGCCGATTTCATCGAGAGGCTGGATACGCTTTATGTCATGGGAGTGGTAACCACCATCTTTTTAAAGCTTTCTGTCATTCATTTTGCTTTCACCACAGCGATTCAGAACTGGTTCGCCCCGTGTCAGTATCGCAGGATGGTTTGGAGTTCGGCGATACTGCTGTGGGCAGGGAGTTTCTTTCTTATCCACAACAGTAATGCCATAATGGACATAATTATGAAGGTTGTCTGGGGATACTTTACATCGACCGGGTTGGCGGGCCCCCTCCTCGCTGTAATCGTTCAACGATGGCGGCAGCACCGGGCGATTCGTCGCTAA
- a CDS encoding YgaP family membrane protein has protein sequence MKENVGKVDRVIRAVIGIVLLALLFIVPGNAKYIGLIGIIPLFTAVAKWCPLYSLFGINTCRRVNR, from the coding sequence ATGAAAGAGAACGTTGGGAAAGTGGATCGCGTCATCCGGGCTGTGATCGGGATCGTCTTGTTGGCGCTGTTGTTCATCGTGCCGGGCAACGCCAAGTACATCGGTCTTATCGGCATCATTCCTTTGTTTACGGCGGTGGCGAAGTGGTGTCCCCTGTATTCGTTGTTTGGCATCAACACCTGCCGGCGGGTGAATCGTTAG
- a CDS encoding ABC transporter permease has product MSGFEQFGELEEKGWGGRRRNAAATRAVPSAAYRAYLRWQRGRIRRIRAGRWLLLLVVLGIWELAARLHWVDPMLTSMPSQIATSFWIMAGQGQIGHHTWVTVRETLIGFVLSLGVGGLAAVALWWSSLLSKVLEPYLVVLNALPKVALGPIFYIWLGDRNSIYGMAVAISIVVTILMLESGFREAGRDKLKLMESLGATRWQMFKLVVLPASIPSLVAAMKVNIGLTLVGVIMGEFLSSKAGLGFLILYGGQVFQMNLVMTSIALLVIVSVVLYGLIVVAGRLLQKRYHFE; this is encoded by the coding sequence ATGTCCGGGTTTGAACAGTTTGGTGAGCTGGAGGAAAAAGGATGGGGCGGGCGAAGGAGGAATGCGGCCGCGACCCGGGCTGTCCCCAGTGCGGCCTATCGGGCTTATCTGCGCTGGCAGCGGGGACGAATTCGCCGCATCCGGGCGGGGCGGTGGCTGCTGCTCCTGGTGGTGCTGGGGATTTGGGAGCTGGCGGCCCGGCTCCACTGGGTCGACCCCATGTTGACGAGCATGCCGTCCCAGATCGCCACCAGTTTCTGGATCATGGCCGGGCAGGGACAGATCGGCCACCACACCTGGGTGACGGTGCGGGAGACGCTGATCGGCTTTGTCCTGTCATTGGGCGTGGGCGGGCTGGCCGCGGTGGCCTTGTGGTGGTCCTCCTTGCTCTCCAAGGTGTTGGAGCCGTATCTCGTCGTCCTCAACGCGCTGCCCAAAGTGGCACTGGGGCCGATTTTTTATATTTGGCTGGGGGACCGAAATTCCATCTACGGGATGGCGGTGGCCATTTCCATTGTCGTGACGATCCTGATGCTGGAGTCCGGCTTTCGGGAGGCCGGTCGGGACAAATTGAAGTTGATGGAGTCCCTGGGGGCGACGAGATGGCAAATGTTCAAGCTCGTCGTGCTCCCGGCCTCGATCCCCAGTCTGGTGGCCGCCATGAAGGTCAACATCGGATTGACGTTGGTCGGCGTGATCATGGGGGAATTTTTATCTTCCAAGGCGGGGCTCGGGTTCCTGATCCTCTATGGCGGCCAGGTGTTCCAAATGAACCTCGTGATGACCAGCATCGCGCTCCTGGTCATCGTCTCTGTCGTGTTGTACGGCCTGATCGTCGTGGCGGGGCGCCTTTTACAGAAGCGCTACCATTTTGAGTGA
- a CDS encoding ABC transporter ATP-binding protein: MAQIEVRGVFHRYFTMKEETEALRNVHLQVEAGEFVSIVGPSGCGKSTLLSLLAGMIRPTQGEVRLFGEPLTGPSRRVGYMLQHDSLFEWRDVLHNVLIGAEVRGLDREAARRRALELLDRYGLGGFAGHAPKQLSGGMRQRVALIRTLLLDPDILLLDEPFSALDYQTRLSLGDEVAEILRDQGKTVVLVTHDIAEAITMADRVVVMSKRPATITAEHPIRYAAGRLLPTALRKEPEFSRYFNRVWEELKDHVRV; encoded by the coding sequence ATGGCGCAGATCGAGGTGCGCGGTGTGTTTCACCGGTATTTTACGATGAAAGAAGAAACCGAGGCTTTGCGCAATGTCCATCTTCAGGTGGAAGCCGGGGAATTTGTCAGCATCGTGGGGCCCAGCGGCTGTGGGAAGAGCACGCTGTTGTCACTTCTCGCCGGGATGATTCGCCCGACCCAGGGGGAGGTGCGTCTGTTCGGTGAGCCCCTCACCGGTCCCTCCCGGCGGGTGGGATACATGTTGCAGCACGATTCTTTGTTCGAATGGCGGGACGTTCTTCACAACGTTCTCATCGGCGCCGAAGTGCGCGGACTTGATCGGGAGGCCGCCCGGCGGCGGGCGTTGGAACTCCTCGATCGCTATGGTCTCGGCGGATTCGCGGGCCACGCGCCCAAACAGCTCTCCGGGGGGATGCGCCAGCGGGTGGCTCTGATCCGGACCCTGCTGCTCGATCCGGATATTCTGCTTCTTGATGAGCCCTTTTCGGCGCTGGACTATCAAACCCGGCTCAGTCTCGGGGATGAGGTGGCCGAGATTTTGCGCGATCAGGGAAAGACGGTGGTTTTGGTGACCCACGATATTGCCGAGGCGATCACCATGGCAGACCGGGTGGTGGTGATGTCGAAGCGGCCGGCGACGATTACCGCGGAGCACCCGATCCGGTATGCGGCCGGGCGGCTTCTTCCTACGGCTCTGCGAAAAGAACCGGAGTTTTCCCGGTATTTTAACCGCGTGTGGGAGGAGCTGAAAGATCATGTCCGGGTTTGA
- a CDS encoding ABC transporter substrate-binding protein, with the protein MKGVKRKRRWWWVLATVALAVLVAGCGATGTAPGAPGPAPGVGGASGGQTQTIRFSEVIRSIFYAPHYVALANGFFQQQGLNVDMVTSQGSDKGAAALLAGTADISLIGPETSVYIYNQHGEKNIKAFYQLTGVDGSFLVGRPTSKPFHWQDLNGKSIISWRPGSSPQMVLNHVLAEKGVHGAKVITNIAPQAMVGAFRSGQGDYIQVYEPLASMLEQQGVGKVVASLGEAGGSYPETAYEATDAYIRAHPDVIQKWCTAVYQATRWMESHSPSEVADVIAPYFEGTPKDLIAKSIQRYEQQHTWPNNPVLTQEQFGILQNVLIEAGTIKADQKVPYNAVVETRFAQKTAGGQ; encoded by the coding sequence ATGAAAGGAGTCAAACGGAAACGAAGATGGTGGTGGGTCCTGGCGACGGTGGCGCTTGCAGTCTTGGTTGCCGGATGTGGGGCTACAGGCACAGCTCCCGGGGCGCCGGGGCCGGCACCCGGAGTGGGCGGTGCCTCGGGGGGGCAGACCCAGACCATTCGATTCTCCGAGGTGATCCGGTCGATTTTTTACGCACCCCATTACGTGGCACTGGCCAATGGATTTTTTCAACAACAAGGGCTCAATGTGGACATGGTGACTTCCCAAGGCTCGGATAAGGGAGCGGCGGCCCTCCTGGCGGGGACGGCGGACATCTCCCTGATCGGCCCGGAAACCTCGGTCTACATTTACAACCAGCACGGGGAAAAGAACATCAAGGCTTTTTATCAACTGACCGGAGTGGATGGGTCTTTTTTGGTCGGGCGGCCGACGTCGAAGCCTTTCCATTGGCAGGATTTAAACGGCAAGTCGATTATCAGTTGGCGGCCCGGCAGTTCCCCTCAGATGGTTCTGAACCATGTGTTGGCCGAAAAGGGCGTGCATGGCGCAAAGGTCATCACCAACATTGCCCCCCAAGCCATGGTGGGGGCGTTCCGCAGCGGGCAGGGGGACTATATCCAGGTTTATGAACCCCTGGCATCGATGTTGGAACAACAGGGGGTCGGAAAAGTGGTGGCTTCCCTGGGCGAAGCCGGCGGATCGTACCCCGAGACAGCCTATGAAGCAACGGACGCGTACATTCGCGCTCACCCCGACGTGATTCAAAAATGGTGCACCGCAGTGTACCAGGCCACTCGATGGATGGAGAGCCACAGCCCGTCCGAAGTGGCGGACGTGATCGCGCCGTATTTTGAAGGCACGCCGAAAGACTTGATCGCAAAATCCATCCAGCGTTATGAACAGCAGCACACCTGGCCGAACAATCCGGTGCTCACCCAGGAGCAGTTCGGGATCCTGCAAAATGTCCTTATCGAGGCGGGCACGATCAAAGCGGATCAAAAGGTGCCGTACAACGCCGTGGTAGAGACCCGGTTCGCCCAAAAAACGGCGGGCGGCCAATGA
- a CDS encoding metal-sensing transcriptional repressor yields the protein MGHHLHKYRKQVIDRLARIEGHVRAVKEMAHDDRDCSDLLIQIAAVQKALDGVAKVILKDHLEVCVAAADRQDDLNKVLGDLRNALDHYIR from the coding sequence ATGGGACATCATTTACACAAATATCGAAAGCAAGTGATCGACCGATTGGCACGGATTGAGGGTCATGTTCGGGCTGTTAAAGAGATGGCGCACGATGACAGGGACTGCTCGGATTTGTTAATCCAAATCGCCGCCGTTCAGAAGGCTCTTGATGGAGTGGCCAAGGTGATTTTGAAGGACCACTTGGAGGTGTGTGTGGCGGCAGCTGACCGCCAAGACGACTTGAACAAGGTGTTGGGCGACTTGCGCAATGCCTTGGATCATTATATTCGATAG
- a CDS encoding cation diffusion facilitator family transporter yields the protein MGFGHGHSHHHDRGHSHSHGGVDSSILQDKEATRVLMISFVGLLVTGIVQAAFVALSGSVALLADTIHNFGDAFTSIPLWFAFILSRRLPTKRFPYGLNRTEDIAGLFIVLVILVSAVVAAYESVLKLIHSSSINHLGVVALAAVIGFLGNEMVAVYRIHMGKKIGSAALIADGHHARVDGLTSLAVLIGVVGAWLGYPIVDPIVGLGITLMILLIVKDSAKTVFTRIIDGIEPETIDAMAASAADVPGVLKVNDVKARWFGHEVLAEMSIAVNSDLSVKDAHQIAKNVIHRLQHDIDHLSAVQVHVDPVEEQGESFHYQESFRGHHGQDHDHGHDHQHRLVRRHTRIHS from the coding sequence ATGGGGTTCGGGCACGGTCACTCTCACCACCATGACCGAGGACACAGCCATTCCCATGGTGGTGTCGACAGCAGTATCCTTCAAGACAAAGAAGCGACAAGAGTTTTGATGATTTCGTTTGTAGGTCTCCTTGTGACAGGCATCGTGCAGGCCGCCTTTGTGGCCCTGTCCGGCAGTGTCGCGTTGCTGGCAGACACCATTCATAACTTTGGAGATGCATTCACCTCCATCCCGCTTTGGTTCGCATTCATCTTGAGTCGCCGCCTGCCCACAAAGCGATTTCCGTATGGGTTAAACCGCACTGAGGACATCGCCGGTTTGTTCATTGTACTGGTCATTCTGGTGAGCGCCGTCGTTGCGGCCTACGAATCGGTTCTAAAGCTCATCCACAGTTCTTCGATCAACCATTTGGGAGTTGTTGCGCTGGCAGCAGTCATCGGTTTTTTGGGAAATGAGATGGTCGCTGTCTACCGCATCCACATGGGCAAGAAGATCGGGAGTGCAGCCCTGATTGCCGATGGTCATCACGCGAGGGTGGACGGCCTTACTTCTTTAGCCGTGCTCATTGGCGTGGTGGGTGCATGGTTGGGTTATCCGATCGTTGATCCAATTGTGGGGCTCGGCATTACCCTCATGATCCTTCTCATTGTCAAAGACTCCGCCAAAACGGTGTTTACCCGAATCATCGACGGAATCGAACCGGAAACGATTGACGCAATGGCCGCGTCCGCTGCGGATGTACCCGGTGTCCTGAAAGTCAATGACGTCAAGGCTCGTTGGTTCGGTCATGAAGTTTTGGCTGAGATGAGTATCGCGGTCAACTCAGATCTTTCCGTGAAAGATGCACATCAAATCGCTAAAAATGTCATTCATCGGCTTCAACATGATATTGACCATCTTTCTGCTGTACAAGTCCATGTGGACCCTGTGGAAGAACAGGGGGAATCGTTTCATTATCAGGAAAGTTTCCGCGGCCATCATGGACAGGACCATGATCATGGCCACGATCATCAGCATAGACTGGTGCGTCGTCACACCCGGATCCACTCCTAA
- a CDS encoding CcdC family protein, translating to MPHAAFFNLQTTATLGAVVMALMVIAIRLKAAQRPTSVKKIIMPPIGMTTGFVMFAAPVMRIPVWWGLVAFLAGALFLSYPLIRTSKFHVIDGKIYLKRSKAFVLILLGLLAVRLLLHSYLEQYITLPQTGAVFFLLAYGMIVPWRVAMFVEYKRTLNRWLQMSRQSEVEENTAKEGNAPLFQGAEATPRNVEDTP from the coding sequence ATGCCTCACGCCGCCTTCTTTAACCTTCAGACAACGGCGACGCTCGGCGCCGTAGTGATGGCGCTCATGGTGATCGCCATACGCCTCAAAGCGGCGCAGCGGCCCACCTCGGTGAAAAAGATCATCATGCCGCCCATCGGCATGACCACCGGTTTTGTCATGTTCGCAGCTCCGGTGATGCGAATCCCTGTGTGGTGGGGCCTGGTTGCGTTTCTCGCCGGCGCGTTATTTCTGTCCTATCCATTGATTCGGACATCAAAATTTCATGTCATTGACGGCAAGATTTATCTCAAGCGTTCCAAAGCCTTTGTGCTGATTTTGCTGGGCCTTCTGGCCGTGCGGTTGCTGTTGCACAGCTACCTAGAACAATATATCACATTACCTCAGACCGGTGCGGTATTTTTCCTCCTGGCTTACGGGATGATTGTTCCGTGGCGCGTGGCCATGTTTGTGGAATACAAGCGCACCCTAAACCGATGGTTGCAGATGTCCCGGCAATCGGAAGTGGAGGAGAACACCGCAAAAGAAGGCAATGCACCGCTTTTCCAAGGGGCAGAAGCAACGCCGCGCAATGTGGAAGATACGCCTTGA
- a CDS encoding DUF1292 domain-containing protein has protein sequence MAAYPEKEHRITLRDDEGREETYDLADILEVHGRTYAILLPVDEILNTEGVVYRLDPDGGGGIAFAPVEDDEEWQAVVDAFNRSLFEED, from the coding sequence ATGGCTGCTTATCCCGAAAAAGAGCACAGGATCACCCTTAGAGATGACGAGGGCCGCGAGGAAACCTATGATTTGGCGGATATCCTGGAAGTACATGGGCGTACCTACGCCATCTTACTGCCCGTGGATGAGATCCTCAACACCGAGGGTGTGGTGTATCGCCTGGATCCGGACGGAGGCGGGGGCATTGCTTTTGCTCCGGTAGAAGACGACGAAGAATGGCAGGCGGTGGTCGACGCCTTCAACCGATCCCTTTTTGAAGAGGATTGA
- a CDS encoding RNA-guided endonuclease InsQ/TnpB family protein, which translates to MECAQVKSLKDLGYKRRIRDERVAAGFVSPFGLQARQWKLALEDALWTLERQWEAAIAEVRGRLHRNGGLTPKERDYAFWLLDKFGDRPRDWRKIEAIFRDEDLAGKKTELEPAGRKKVRHGLKRLFRRILGKRPRVRKARSFVVDQQMYRVFMVGNRQYVAVMGLSPGKRIVIPLSGIHKLRGNLRVVLLPDEQAVEIHMSREPKTYPAGEEEAGIDLGVTEVLTDDSGKKYRPEYGQALQEMSDHVLDKGRKRQKLWALYRKNRERDPGKARRIRRHNLGLVKQHKRHRRYRAWCENEINRAFRAFFRERRPRVIAYEDLSHLRGKARNKGLSRKVSQWQRQAIRERLEYLCHVYSITDPGPVNAAYTSQTCPCPGCGWVDGKNRNGDSFRCQKCGYEGDADHVAATNVKGRLRDQEITKYTPHKEVKRILLKRYWENHA; encoded by the coding sequence GTGGAGTGCGCGCAGGTGAAGTCCCTCAAGGATCTGGGGTATAAACGGAGAATTCGAGATGAACGGGTGGCCGCCGGGTTTGTGAGTCCCTTTGGGCTTCAGGCCCGGCAGTGGAAGTTGGCTTTGGAAGACGCCTTATGGACCCTGGAGCGACAGTGGGAAGCGGCGATTGCCGAGGTGCGGGGCCGTCTTCACCGCAACGGGGGGTTAACCCCGAAGGAACGGGATTACGCCTTCTGGTTGCTGGACAAGTTCGGGGACAGGCCCCGGGATTGGAGAAAGATTGAGGCGATTTTTCGGGATGAGGATCTGGCCGGGAAAAAGACCGAATTGGAGCCGGCCGGGCGGAAGAAGGTCCGCCACGGGCTGAAGCGGCTGTTTCGCCGGATCCTGGGAAAGAGGCCGCGGGTCAGGAAAGCCCGGAGTTTTGTTGTGGATCAGCAGATGTACCGAGTGTTCATGGTGGGCAACCGGCAGTATGTGGCGGTGATGGGATTGTCCCCGGGAAAAAGGATCGTGATCCCCCTTTCTGGGATTCACAAGCTGAGGGGCAATCTGCGGGTGGTTCTGCTGCCGGACGAACAGGCGGTGGAGATTCACATGAGCCGGGAACCAAAGACCTACCCGGCCGGGGAGGAAGAGGCGGGAATCGACCTGGGAGTCACCGAAGTTCTGACGGACGACTCGGGGAAGAAGTATCGGCCGGAGTACGGCCAGGCCCTGCAAGAGATGTCGGACCACGTGCTGGACAAAGGACGGAAACGCCAGAAGCTGTGGGCGTTGTATCGCAAAAACCGGGAGCGGGACCCGGGAAAGGCCCGGCGAATTCGGCGGCACAACCTGGGGCTGGTGAAACAGCACAAGCGACACAGGCGGTACCGGGCGTGGTGCGAGAACGAGATCAACCGGGCGTTTCGGGCGTTTTTTCGGGAACGCCGGCCAAGGGTGATCGCTTACGAAGATTTGTCCCACCTGCGGGGGAAGGCGAGGAACAAGGGGCTGTCCCGCAAGGTGAGCCAGTGGCAACGGCAGGCGATCCGGGAGCGACTGGAATACTTGTGCCATGTGTATTCCATAACCGATCCGGGACCGGTGAACGCCGCTTATACGAGCCAGACCTGTCCCTGTCCCGGATGCGGGTGGGTGGACGGCAAGAACCGCAACGGCGATTCGTTCCGGTGCCAAAAGTGCGGATATGAAGGAGATGCGGACCATGTGGCGGCGACCAATGTGAAGGGGCGTCTTCGCGACCAGGAGATCACAAAGTACACCCCACACAAAGAAGTCAAAAGAATTTTGCTGAAGCGCTACTGGGAGAACCACGCATGA
- a CDS encoding YqgQ family protein produces the protein MPGINGTETSGSRPGWTLADVKSLLRRFGIIVYIGSPLDDLLMMELELEDLWGGHLIDRETYLLAKAAIAKRRREIEYNFWRSMKEPK, from the coding sequence GTGCCAGGAATAAACGGAACCGAGACGTCGGGGTCCCGGCCTGGTTGGACGTTGGCAGATGTCAAATCCCTTTTGCGCCGCTTCGGGATTATCGTATATATCGGCTCACCCTTAGACGATCTGCTGATGATGGAGCTCGAGTTGGAGGATCTTTGGGGGGGACATCTGATCGACCGGGAAACGTACCTGTTGGCTAAGGCGGCCATCGCCAAGCGGAGGCGGGAGATTGAATACAACTTTTGGCGTTCTATGAAAGAACCGAAGTGA
- a CDS encoding RluA family pseudouridine synthase → MSDECTLMWQVEARDHGRQVREVLQGRLQVSRRLVRLAITQNGIRRNGRPAYLSERVSAGDILEIRWGETPSDDVLPEPIPFETLYEDEDVLVVNKPPGMLVHPTKGVAAGTLANGVVYAWRLTGSYRPFRPLNRLDRDTSGLVLIAKNQFAHQRLSRDLRFVEGGRSPVFGADEAERLDGVRRVHREYAALVQGRVVADRGWIDLPIDRDPNHGNRRQVAPAGRRARTRFEVAERVGNAAYLKVRLQTGRTHQIRVHLAELGHPVIGDTLYGEPSPWIERQALHAERLVFDHPRTGKRIQVTAPWFPDMAELWRRLKEIGRISRGS, encoded by the coding sequence ATGAGCGATGAATGTACGCTGATGTGGCAGGTCGAGGCGAGAGACCACGGAAGACAGGTGAGAGAAGTTTTACAGGGGCGCCTGCAGGTCTCTCGCCGACTGGTCCGCTTGGCCATTACCCAAAATGGAATTCGGAGAAATGGCCGCCCGGCCTACCTTTCCGAACGCGTGTCCGCCGGGGATATCTTGGAGATACGCTGGGGGGAGACGCCTTCCGATGATGTGTTGCCCGAGCCGATTCCTTTTGAGACCCTGTATGAAGATGAGGACGTGCTGGTGGTGAATAAGCCCCCGGGGATGTTAGTTCATCCGACCAAAGGGGTCGCTGCCGGCACCCTGGCCAACGGTGTGGTGTATGCCTGGCGGCTGACCGGCAGCTATCGCCCCTTTCGACCGTTAAATCGCTTGGATCGGGACACGAGCGGCCTCGTTCTCATCGCGAAAAATCAATTCGCCCATCAGCGGCTGTCGCGAGATCTGCGCTTTGTCGAAGGCGGGCGGAGTCCGGTCTTCGGAGCGGATGAAGCCGAAAGGTTGGATGGGGTGCGAAGGGTGCATAGGGAGTATGCCGCCCTCGTTCAGGGGCGAGTGGTAGCGGACCGGGGCTGGATCGATCTGCCCATCGATCGAGATCCAAACCACGGGAACCGCCGCCAGGTGGCACCGGCCGGCCGGCGGGCCAGAACGCGCTTTGAAGTGGCGGAACGGGTGGGGAATGCCGCCTACCTGAAAGTGCGACTTCAGACGGGACGGACGCATCAGATCCGGGTCCATCTTGCGGAACTCGGTCACCCGGTCATCGGGGATACTCTCTACGGGGAGCCGTCCCCGTGGATCGAGCGGCAGGCACTTCACGCCGAGCGGCTGGTGTTCGACCATCCCCGAACCGGGAAGCGGATCCAGGTGACCGCCCCGTGGTTTCCCGATATGGCGGAACTGTGGCGGCGGTTGAAGGAGATCGGCCGGATCTCCCGAGGATCATGA
- a CDS encoding DUF1540 domain-containing protein has product MPGVKCMVEECMYNNHRGGCTAEEILIATNGNPIAGTVKGTMCSTFDFDHHTNQYGDNVSD; this is encoded by the coding sequence ATGCCCGGTGTCAAATGTATGGTTGAGGAGTGCATGTACAATAATCACCGCGGCGGCTGCACCGCCGAGGAAATTCTCATCGCCACCAACGGCAACCCCATTGCCGGGACCGTGAAAGGAACGATGTGCTCGACCTTCGACTTCGATCATCACACCAACCAGTACGGCGACAACGTCAGCGACTGA